The genomic interval GAATTATATCCGTTCATTAAAGGAATCGAAAATAATGTCGATTCTATTATGATTGGACATTTGGCCGTTCCAAGCTTAAATGATGGAAAAGATACATCGGCAACGTTATCAAAAGCCGTTATTCAAGATCTTTTGCGTGATAAATTAGGTTATGATGGTTTAGTAATTTCTGATGCTCTAAACATGCATAGCGTTTCTAAATTGTACGAAACCAAAGGTCAATTAGAATGGGAAGCTTTTAATGCTGGAAATGATGTTTTATGTTTTGCCGAAAATGTTCCTGAAGGAATTGAAGCGATTTATAAAAATGCTTCGCCAGACCGTATTTTCGAAAGTTATAATCGAATTATGAAAGCTAAAGAAAAAGCTGGAATTCTTTCTGGAAACACTGCTGCTTCTGGAGAATTAAATTTCGAAAAAACATCAAAATTAAATTTGGAAATTGCACAAAATGCGATTACTACGATTATTGACAATTCTAGTTCAGAGTTAGCATTTGAAGCTCAGAAAAACAACAAATTAGCCAAACTAAGTTTATATAAAAACACTGAAAATACATTTTTCAAAACTTTAAATTCAAAACTGTCTTCTCCAGAATTTGCTTTTGAAAATTTAGAAGTTTCGGATATTTCTTCAATTAAAAATGAATTAGAAATTTTCGACACGATTTTGATTTCATTATTTGTTCCAAAGGCAAAACCGCTGAACAATTTTGAAATTGACAACGAAGTTTTAGATTTACTTTCTGATTTGCTTCAAACCAAAAAATGCATTATTTACGTTTTCGGAAATCCGTATTCTTTACCGTTAATTCCGAATCTAAAAAAGGCATCAGGATTAATTGAGGCGTATCAGGATTTCGAAGAATTTCAAAAAACAGCAGGAATTCAATTTTTAGAAAAAATTTCTTCAAACGGTATTCTTCCAGTTAATATTGAAATTCAATAAGTTAAAACTTAATATAGTCAAAATTTATTAACTTATAAATATTAATAATCACATCTTATTGTAAGTACCTGGACTTATACCCTACTTTTGCACCAGAAATAAATATTTAACGTAAAACGAAAATTATGTCTTTAGTAGGAAAAAAATTCCCAAGTATTGCAGTAGATGCTATCTCAGAAATGGGTGACAATTTAAAAATCAACATTTTTGAAGAAGCAGTAAACAACAATAAAAAAGTACTTTTATTTTGGTACCCAAAAGATTTTACTTTTGTATGTCCAACTGAATTACACGCCTTTCAAGCTGCATTACCAGAATTTGAGCAAAGAAATACTATCGTAATTGGTGCTTCTTGTGATACAAACGAAGTTCACTTTGCTTGGTTAAATACTCCAAAAAACAATGGTGGAATCGAAGGAGTTACTTACCCAATTTTAGCTGATACAAACCGTAACTTAGCTAACATTTTAGGTATTCTTGATATCGAATCTACAAGCTACAGCGAAGATACAGATTCAGTTATCATCGAAGGTTCAAACGTAACTTACAGAGCTACTTACCTAATTGACGAAACTGGAAAAATCTTCCACGAAAGCGTAAACGATATGCCATTAGGACGTAACGTAAACGAATACTTAAGAATGGTTGACGCTTATACTCACATCCAAACTAAAGGTGAAGTTTGTCCTGCAAACTGGGAAGCTGGTAAAGAAGCTATGTCTGCTGACAGAATCAGTACTGCTGAATACTTAAGCGCTAACTAAGCTGCTAAGATACTAAGGTTCTAAGTTGCTAAGTTTTTTAACTTAACTTTTGAATCTTAAATACAATCTACAATAAAAGTCAAGAGATTCTAAGATTAGACTTAGATCTTAGAATCTCAACGACTTAAAAAAACATCAAATAAATCCACACAAAGTTATTCGGTTCGAGAGCAAACTTAGCATCTTAGAACCTTAGCAACTTAGTGTCTAAAAAATAAAATTATGTTAATCGACTTAAACGAAGATACGTTAGCAGATTTAGTTGCTAAAAACGAAAAAGTAGTAGTACAATATTCAGCATCATGGTGTGGAAACTGCCGTATTATGAAACCAAAATTCAAAAAATTAGCAACAGAAAATGAAGCTATCACTTTTGTTTTGGTTGATGCAGAAAATTCTCCTGAATCAAGAAAATTGGCTAATGTGAGCAACTTGCCTACTTTCGCTACTTTCGTAAACGGACAATTAGTTGGCGAAACGCAAACTAATAAACAAGAAGTTTTAATCGACCTTGTAAACGCAATTGCTTAATTCATAAACTCCACAACATGAAATTACCAGTAATAAAGCATTTAACGCAATTCATCGAAGAAAACGATCAGGATTATATCATTGAAACGATTGAAGTTCTAGAAGCGATGACTGAAATTCCGTCCCTAAAAGATGAAGAATTAGACGTAATCGGAGAATTGATTTCAAATATGTACGGTGCGCTAGAAGTACAGAAACTTGTAGCTCAAGGGACAGATAAAAAAGAAGCTTTAAATACGTTCATGAAACGTGTTTTAGGTTCTATCGATAAATAAATCGAGCCTCTCTTTCAAAGAAAAATAAAAAAACATGACAAGGAAAGCGTTTCTATTTTAGGGACGCTTTTTTTTAGTTTTCAGTATTCAGTGGCAGTTTTCACGCAATCTTTGTCAGGCTGAGCGAAGTCGAAGTCCGCGTAAAGTTGCTCCTCAATCTAAATTTACAATCTTTTTCGATTTACTTTGTGCGGGCTTCGACTTCGCTCAGCCTGACATGTGCAATTAATCTAAAATCTAAGATTACTAGATAAATTCGTGAATTCAAGGCCATCCAAAAACCAACCTTAATCTCTCCTTAAACCCATAACAAATACTTTTAGATTCAAATATTAATCCTTACTTTTGAACCTCATTAATTTTAAACAAAAATCATGGCATCTATCACATTAGGAGGAAATCCAGTTCATACATCAGGCGAATTGCCAGCAGTTGGATCACAATTAGCTGACTTCAAATTAGTTCAAAACGATTTATCAATTGCTTCATTAAGCACTTTCGCTGGTAAAAAATTAGTTTTAAACATTTTCCCAAGTGTTGATACAGGAACTTGTGCTGCATCAGTTAGAAAATTCAACCAAAGTGCAAGCGGATTAGAAAACACAACCGTTTTATGTATTTCTAGAGATTTACCTTTCGCTCAAAAACGTTTTTGTGGTGCTGAAGGTTTAGAAAATGTAGTAAACTTATCTGATTTTCAAGAAGGTACTTTTGGTAAAGCAAACGGTTTAGAAATCGTTGACGGACCATTAAAAGGTTTACACTCAAGAGCAATCATTGTTGTTGATGCTAATGGAAAAATCGTTCATACTGAACAAGTTGTTGAAATTGCAAACGAACCAAATTACGAAGCAGCTTTAGCGGCACTATAATATTTTCCTTTAAATGGAGTTTCAAAAAGACAATACTTTTGTTACAGGTCGATTAAAAAGCGTTACATATGCTTTTAAAGGAGCTGTAAAATTGATAAAAACAGAGCACAGCGTAATGGTTCAATTCTCTTTGGGAATTATCATGACCATTGCTGGGTTCTATTTTCATATTTCACAAACCGAATGGCTATGTCAAACATTTGCCATCGGTTTGGTTTTAAGCATTGAGGGATTGAATACGGCAGTTGAAAAAATTGCCGATTTTATCCATCCTGATTACAGCAAACGAATCGGATTTATCAAAGATATTGCTGCCGGAGCGGTATTTTTTGCCGCAATGACTGCAATAGCAATAGGTTTGATTATTTATATTCCAAAATTTATTTAGGCAAAGGAAAACGCAAGAATGGCAAAAAATAAAAAAGAAACTGTAGATAAAAAAAACGATAAGCAAGAAGTAAACAAAAGATCTTTTAAGATGTCTAAACAGCAAAAATTTGTTTTAGGATGTCTTCTAGTTCTTTTTTCTGTTGCATTGTTGGTTGCATTTATTTCATTTTACGTTAACGGACAATGGCAAAATGACCAAAGTATTGTAAATCAACTTGGAGATCGTAGTGAAGTTGTCGAAAACTGGCTTGGAAAATTCGGAGCTTATTTATCCGATTTAGTAATCTACAGAGGTTTTGGACTTGCTTCTTTTTTATTCGTTCGTCTATTTTTCCTGACCGGAATGTTTTTGGCATTAGAACTTTCTACTCAAAAACTTAAAAACACTTGGTTTTGGGATATTTTCGCCATCATTATAGTTTCTATTTTGTTTGGTTTCTTTGCAACTTCTGCACCAGAATTAGGGGGAACAATTGGTTATGAATTGAACTTATTCCTACAAGATTATATCGGAAAAACAGGTACTTTATTAACATTGCTTTTCGGTTTAATTGTGTATCTTATTTTCAAAATCAAATTATCTCCAGAAAAAATCCAGACCTATTTTGATTCTACTAAAAAAGATTTCAAATCAGAATTAAATACTTTAAAACCAACAGCAAATCAGCCTGAAAGCGCTTATAATTTGGAAGAATTTGCAATTAAAGAAGAAATAGTAGAAAGCGATCCTGATTTGGATGATATTCACTTAAAAACTGTTGATTCTCAATTTGAAATTAACAAAGAAGCATTAAAACCAACTATTTCTCATTCATCTGAAATTGAGTTAAATCCAGTTTTAAAGCCAATCACTCCAAAACAAGAACTACCATTAGTTTCTCCTGACGAAGCTTTTGTAATTGAAAAAGCGGAAGAAGAAGATATAATTGAAGAAAATTTAGCTTCTCGCCTAGTTGCCGATTTCGGATTATTTGATCCAACTTTAGATTTATCAAACTACAAATTCCCAACCATCGATTTATTAAAAGAATATTCGACTGGTGGAATTACTATTAATCAAGAGGAATTAGAAGAAAATAAAAACAAGATTGTAGATACACTTCGTAACTACAAAATTGAAATTGCACAAATTAAAGCAACCGTTGGACCATCGGTTACTTTGTACGAAATTGTTCCAGAAGCAGGAATCAGAATTTCTAAAATTAAGAGTTTAGAAGATGATATCGCATTATCATTATCAGCATTAGGAATTCGTATTATTGCGCCAATTCCAGGAAAAGGTACTATCGGTATTGAGGTTCCGAACAAAAACCCAACTATGGTTTCGATGAAAAGCGTTATTGGAGCCGCTAAGTTTCAAGAAGCTGAAATGGAACTTCCAATTGCTTTAGGAAAAACTATTTCTAACGAAACTTTTGTAGTCGATCTTGCTAAAATGCCTCACTTATTGATGGCTGGAGCAACGGGACAAGGAAAGTCTGTTGGATTAAATGCGGTTTTAACTTCGCTTTTATACAAAAAACATCCAGCAGAAGTAAAATTTGTTTTGGTCGATCCGAAAAAAGTAGAGCTTACACTTTTTAATAAAATTGAAAGACACTATTTAGCCAAACTTCCAGATACAGAAGACGCAATTATTACAGATAATGCAAAAGTTGTCAATACTTTAAATTCACTTTGTACAGAAATGGATAATCGTTATTCTTTATTAAAAGATGCGATGGTTCGTAATATTAAAGAATACAACGATAAATTTAAAGCAAGAAAATTAAATCCTGAAGCTGGCCACCGATTTTTACCTTACATTGTTTTGGTTGTCGATGAGTTCGCCGACTTGATTATGACTGCAGGAAAAGAAGTAGAAGTACCTATTGCGCGTCTTGCTCAGTTAGCTCGTGCAATCGGTATTCACCTGATTATTGCAACACAGAGACCTTCTGTAAACGTAATTACAGGTTTAATTAAAGCCAATTTCCCTGCTAGAATTGCTTTTAGGGTAACTTCAAAAATCGACTCGAGAACGATTTTGGATACGCAAGGTGCCGATCAGCTGATTGGACGTGGAGATTTACTATACACAAACGGGAATGATGTCATTCGTGTTCAGTGCGCTTTCATTGATACACCAGAAGTTGAAAAAATTACCGATTTTATTGGTGCACAAAAAGCGTATGCCACGGCTTATTTGCTTCCGGAGTTTGTTGGAGAAGAAACTGGCATTAATCTTGATATAGATATTTCTGAAAGAGATACTTTATTTAGAGAAGCGGCAGAGATAATTGTTAATGCACAACAAGGTTCTGCTTCTTTATTGCAACGAAAATTAAAATTAGGATACAACAGAGCAGGTCGATTAATCGATCAACTTGAGGCAGCAGGTATTGTTGGTCCGTTCGAAGGCAGTAAAGCTAGAAGCGTTAATATTTTAGACTTAAGTGCTCTTGATCAATTTTTTAATAATGAACAAAATTAATCCAATCATGAGAACAAAAATTCAAGAAATCAACAAAAATTCTATCACAAACATGACTAAAAAGTGTTTTCAAATGGCAGTTATTTTGCTTTTGAGCTTCACTTCTATTCAGGCTCAAGATAAGAAAGCAAAAGATCTATTGAACGAAGTAACTTCTAAAATAAAAAGCTACGATAATATTGTAATTGATTTTAAATATTCTTTGAATAATGCTAAAGAAAACATTAATCAAGACAGTAAAGGGAATGTAACTATGAAAGGAAATCAATATGTATTGAATTTCATGGGGGTTACTAAAATTTTTGATGGTCAAAAAACATATACAATTGTTCCTGAAGACGAAGAAGTTACAATTTCTAAAGTAAACGAAAAGGATGACAATGCAATTACTCCTTCAAAAATGCTTACTTTCTTTAATTCTGGCTATAAATACAATATGGACATTGTTCAAAATGTAAAAGGAAGAAAAATTCAATACATCAAATTAGTTCCTACAAGCGGAAAAGATCAAAGAAAAGAAATTCTTTTAGGTATTGACAGTCAAACAAAACACATTTATAATTTGATTGAAACAGGGAAAAACGGAACAAAAACAACTTTAACCGTTAATTCTTTTAAAACCAATCAGCCATTATCAAAAAATCAATTTACCTTTGTAGCGAGTAAATACCCGAAATACTACATTAATAAATTAGATTAATCAGAAGGTTGAAAATTCTAGACAAATACTTATTAAAAACATTCTTATTTACATTTGCTACGGTATTTGTAATCCTATTTTTCATATTCATACTTCAAACAGTATGGCTGTTTATTTCAGAACTTGCAGGTAAAGATTTGGATTTAATTCTAGTGGTTAAATTCTTGCTTTTCTCCATGCCTAGAATTATTCCGCTGGTTTTACCTTTATCAGTTTTGCTGGCTTCGATTATGACTTTTGGAAATTTGGCCGAAAATTACGAATTCGCTGCCATGAAATCTTCTGGTATTTCGTTGCAAAGAGCTATGCGTGTATTGATTATTTTTATTTTCGTTTTGAGTATTGTCGCTTTTTGGTTTGCAAATAACGTAATTCCATATGCAGAATATAAATTTGTAAACTTTAGAAAAAATATTGCACAGGCTAAGCCAGCAATGGCAATTGCCGAAGGTCAGTTTAATGATGTCGGAACTTATAACATTAAGGTAAACAAGAAATCTGGTGAAAACGGAAATCATCTTACAGGTGTTACCATTCACGAAAAACCCAGCACTATGGGTGAAAACAAGACCGTTATAAAATCTAAAACTGGAGAACTTATTAGTAGCGAAAAATCAAGCATTCTTCAATTAGTTTTGAATGACGGTTACTATTATCAAGATGTTACTCCAAAAAAATATGAAGATCGTGCAAAATTGCCTTTTATAAAGGGAAAATTCAAGAAGCAAATTATTAATATTGATTTAGCTGAATTAAACAAAGTTGACGATAGCAAAGAAAGCATTGCAGGTACAAATGCAATGCTGAATGTTAATGAATTACGCTACACTTTAGATTCATTAAACAAAAACTTAGATAACGAAATTGTTTCTTTTTCTGAAAACATCAATCAGCGAGTCGGAATTAG from Flavobacterium sp. YJ01 carries:
- a CDS encoding thioredoxin family protein is translated as MLIDLNEDTLADLVAKNEKVVVQYSASWCGNCRIMKPKFKKLATENEAITFVLVDAENSPESRKLANVSNLPTFATFVNGQLVGETQTNKQEVLIDLVNAIA
- a CDS encoding outer membrane lipoprotein carrier protein LolA, yielding MRTKIQEINKNSITNMTKKCFQMAVILLLSFTSIQAQDKKAKDLLNEVTSKIKSYDNIVIDFKYSLNNAKENINQDSKGNVTMKGNQYVLNFMGVTKIFDGQKTYTIVPEDEEVTISKVNEKDDNAITPSKMLTFFNSGYKYNMDIVQNVKGRKIQYIKLVPTSGKDQRKEILLGIDSQTKHIYNLIETGKNGTKTTLTVNSFKTNQPLSKNQFTFVASKYPKYYINKLD
- a CDS encoding diacylglycerol kinase family protein, whose product is MEFQKDNTFVTGRLKSVTYAFKGAVKLIKTEHSVMVQFSLGIIMTIAGFYFHISQTEWLCQTFAIGLVLSIEGLNTAVEKIADFIHPDYSKRIGFIKDIAAGAVFFAAMTAIAIGLIIYIPKFI
- a CDS encoding LptF/LptG family permease — encoded protein: MKILDKYLLKTFLFTFATVFVILFFIFILQTVWLFISELAGKDLDLILVVKFLLFSMPRIIPLVLPLSVLLASIMTFGNLAENYEFAAMKSSGISLQRAMRVLIIFIFVLSIVAFWFANNVIPYAEYKFVNFRKNIAQAKPAMAIAEGQFNDVGTYNIKVNKKSGENGNHLTGVTIHEKPSTMGENKTVIKSKTGELISSEKSSILQLVLNDGYYYQDVTPKKYEDRAKLPFIKGKFKKQIINIDLAELNKVDDSKESIAGTNAMLNVNELRYTLDSLNKNLDNEIVSFSENINQRVGIRRGPQNINKQVKKKQLPNNLTSLYSNKDQVDIFKMAGSNITSNIYSIETTQKDLKDKQREINKHLSALYEKFVIAFACFLMFFIGAPLGAIIRKGGLGLPIVFAVLIFITFHFINTFGKRLSQEGGMSPFLGSWMSSIILSPLAVLLTYRATNDNGLINFDAITTPISLLFQKISERFFPAQKQQ
- the tpx gene encoding thiol peroxidase is translated as MASITLGGNPVHTSGELPAVGSQLADFKLVQNDLSIASLSTFAGKKLVLNIFPSVDTGTCAASVRKFNQSASGLENTTVLCISRDLPFAQKRFCGAEGLENVVNLSDFQEGTFGKANGLEIVDGPLKGLHSRAIIVVDANGKIVHTEQVVEIANEPNYEAALAAL
- a CDS encoding DNA translocase FtsK, which gives rise to MAKNKKETVDKKNDKQEVNKRSFKMSKQQKFVLGCLLVLFSVALLVAFISFYVNGQWQNDQSIVNQLGDRSEVVENWLGKFGAYLSDLVIYRGFGLASFLFVRLFFLTGMFLALELSTQKLKNTWFWDIFAIIIVSILFGFFATSAPELGGTIGYELNLFLQDYIGKTGTLLTLLFGLIVYLIFKIKLSPEKIQTYFDSTKKDFKSELNTLKPTANQPESAYNLEEFAIKEEIVESDPDLDDIHLKTVDSQFEINKEALKPTISHSSEIELNPVLKPITPKQELPLVSPDEAFVIEKAEEEDIIEENLASRLVADFGLFDPTLDLSNYKFPTIDLLKEYSTGGITINQEELEENKNKIVDTLRNYKIEIAQIKATVGPSVTLYEIVPEAGIRISKIKSLEDDIALSLSALGIRIIAPIPGKGTIGIEVPNKNPTMVSMKSVIGAAKFQEAEMELPIALGKTISNETFVVDLAKMPHLLMAGATGQGKSVGLNAVLTSLLYKKHPAEVKFVLVDPKKVELTLFNKIERHYLAKLPDTEDAIITDNAKVVNTLNSLCTEMDNRYSLLKDAMVRNIKEYNDKFKARKLNPEAGHRFLPYIVLVVDEFADLIMTAGKEVEVPIARLAQLARAIGIHLIIATQRPSVNVITGLIKANFPARIAFRVTSKIDSRTILDTQGADQLIGRGDLLYTNGNDVIRVQCAFIDTPEVEKITDFIGAQKAYATAYLLPEFVGEETGINLDIDISERDTLFREAAEIIVNAQQGSASLLQRKLKLGYNRAGRLIDQLEAAGIVGPFEGSKARSVNILDLSALDQFFNNEQN
- a CDS encoding peroxiredoxin; its protein translation is MSLVGKKFPSIAVDAISEMGDNLKINIFEEAVNNNKKVLLFWYPKDFTFVCPTELHAFQAALPEFEQRNTIVIGASCDTNEVHFAWLNTPKNNGGIEGVTYPILADTNRNLANILGILDIESTSYSEDTDSVIIEGSNVTYRATYLIDETGKIFHESVNDMPLGRNVNEYLRMVDAYTHIQTKGEVCPANWEAGKEAMSADRISTAEYLSAN
- a CDS encoding glycoside hydrolase family 3 N-terminal domain-containing protein, yielding MKITAEALRQKIGQFFFPAVFINDTEENIQEMERLIKDYNIGGLTFFHSRASAATNYESKKKIVFNDDSYEKIKALVTRYQKAASTPLLISIDAEWGLAMRIEKTPQYPYAITLGALPENKSNLVYEVGKQIGLDLKAAGIQYNLSPLADINNNPNNPVIGYRSFGENKEKVADFAVEYLKGMSEVGVLGCLKHFPGHGNTNVDSHLGLPVLKETLEELMENELYPFIKGIENNVDSIMIGHLAVPSLNDGKDTSATLSKAVIQDLLRDKLGYDGLVISDALNMHSVSKLYETKGQLEWEAFNAGNDVLCFAENVPEGIEAIYKNASPDRIFESYNRIMKAKEKAGILSGNTAASGELNFEKTSKLNLEIAQNAITTIIDNSSSELAFEAQKNNKLAKLSLYKNTENTFFKTLNSKLSSPEFAFENLEVSDISSIKNELEIFDTILISLFVPKAKPLNNFEIDNEVLDLLSDLLQTKKCIIYVFGNPYSLPLIPNLKKASGLIEAYQDFEEFQKTAGIQFLEKISSNGILPVNIEIQ